The following DNA comes from Bacteroidales bacterium.
TCATTGGGTAAAAGAAAAAGGCAATTGGGCTGGCGATGACGAAGGAATGACAGGCGATGAATTACTTGAGTTCGTTGACCGCAAATTATTTCCTGCATTGCGTAATTTGGATTTAAGCACAGGCAACCAACGTGCAGTAATTGTTCGTAAAGTGTTTGAGGGCAATAACAATTATATGAAAAGCGGCATCAATATTCGTAAGGTATTGAACAAACTTAATGAAGTTGATTTTAATATTGCTAAAGACCGACACGCTTTTGGCGAGTTGTACGAAACCATTTTAAAAGAATTGCAAAGCGCAGGTAAAAGCGGAGAATTTTACACACCAAGAGCAATCACACAATTTATAACAGATATTATTGACCCGAAATTAGGAGAAAAAATATTAGACCCTGCATGTGGAACAGGTGGCTATTTAACCTGTGCAATTGAGAATTTAAAGAAACAAGCAAAGAATGTTTATGACAGAAAAAGCATTGAAAAAAACGTAGTGGGTTGGGAATACAAGCCATTGCCGTATTTACTTGCAACTACAAATTTAATTTTACACGATATTGAAATTCCCAATATTAAATTTTGTGATTCTTTGGAACAACCATTGAGCAACTTTACCGAAAAACACAGAGTGAATGTAATACTTGCAAATCCTCCGTTTGGTGGAATTGTTGCAAACAACAATGAAACAAATTTTCCGCAAACATACCGCACAAAAGAAAGTGCTGATTTGTTTTTAATTTTAATGATTCACTTGTTAAAAGACAAAGGACGTGCAGGCATAGTATTACCCGATGGCTCATTAACTGGCGATGGAGTAAAACAAAGAATACGGCAAAGATTATTGGAAGAATGTAATCTGCATACAATAATCCGTTTGCCAAACTCCGTATTTCAGCCGTATGCAACAGTAGCAACAAATCTTTTATTTTTTGATAAAGGAAAACCAACAAAAGAAATTTGGTATTACGAACACCGTATGCCCGAAGGATATAAGTCATACAATAAAACAAAACCAATACAATTAAAAGAATTTGAGCCAATAAAAAAATGGTGGAAGAAAAGAACAGAAAGCGATATTAGTTGGAAGGTTGATATAAAAACAATTATAGAACGTGGCTATGATTTAGATATTAAAAACCCAACAAAGAAAGAAGAAGAAAAAGAATACAGCAGTGCGGAATTAATGAAAATGTTACATACTTCTTTTGATAAAAGCAATAAATTATTGAACCAATTAAAAGAAGCGGTGAAATGAGTTGGAGAAAAGTAAAATTGGGAGAATTAGTAGATAATTTTTCTGTAAGAGCAAAAGATGTGGGCGGAGCAGAAGGGTTAGAATTTTTTGGCGTAAGTAATGAAGATGGTATTATTAAAACTAAATATGCAGCAGAGGAAAAAGCAGAAGATTATAAAATTATAGAAAAAGATTGTTTCGCATATAATCCATATCGAGTTAATGTTGGTTCTATTGGACTTGTAAAAGAAGATATTAAAGGATTGATTAGTCCTGCTTATGTTGTTTTTAAACCAAAACCAAAATCAATAAAAGCAGAATTGCTTTTGAAATTTCTAAAATCAAGTGAAGGATTAAGACAAATAATATTTTATGCGAGAGGAACAGTAAGACAAGCATTGCGTTTTGAAGATTTATGCAATATTGAATTATCTCTTCCTGATTATGATGAACAAGAAAAAATATTTAAAAAATTAAATTTTGTTAAAATAGAAAGCGATGTATTATCCACCGAACTAATCCACCAACTAACGCTTGTAAAAAAACTTCGCCAACAATTATTGCAAGATGCAGTGCAAGGAAAATTAGTTAAACAAAACCAAAAAGATGAACCTGCAAACGAATTGTTAGAAAAGATAAAAGCAGAAAAAGAAAAACTTATAAAAGATAAAAAACTAAAAAAAGAAAAAGAACTACCACCAATTAAAGCAGAAGAAATTCCTTTTGAAATTCCTGAAAATTGGATTTGGTGTAGGTTGGGGGATTTAGGAAGTTTCAGAAGAGGTCCTTTTGGAAGTGCTTTAACTGTGGGAATATTTGTTAAAGAAGGATATAAAGTTTATGAACAAAGAAATGCTATATATGACAATCACACTTTGGGTAATTATTTCGTAACAAAAGAAAAATTCCAAGAATTAAAAGCATTTAGTGTTTTTCCAAAGGATTTAATCGTGAGTTGTTCAGGTGCAACTCTTGGAAGAATCGCTGAAATACCTGAAGGCGCAAGAGAAGGAATAATAAATCAAGCATTAATGAGAATAACTTTATTTAATGCAGCAATTATTAATTCTTTTTTTATAAAAATATTTCGTTCACCATATTTTCAAAAAAACATTTTAGGACAAGCATGGGGAACAGCTATTCCCAATATGGTTGGGTTGGTAGAAATAAAAAAAATATTAATTCCTTTACCCCCACTTTCCGAACAACATCGCATCGTTCAAAAAATAGAACAACTAATGCAAACGTGCAATGAACTTGAAGAAAGCATAAAACAAAGTGCAGAGCAAAACGAAAAATTGTTACAACAGGTATTGAGGGAGGCGTTGAAACCAAAAGAAGAAAATGAGCAACCATTAAGTATAGCTGCCGAACCAAAAGAAACATATAAAAAAGAAAGCATTATTAAAATACCTGCACTACAAGAAAAAGAAGAAAAACATTTTGTAAAGCGTAAAGTTTTGGCAACATATATCATCAACCAATCATTAGACGATAGTAAGTTTGGCGATGTGAAATTTGAAAAATTATTGCACTTATCAGATTACATTGCTATTAAAAGAAATTTAGGACAAAATTATTATCAGAAAGCAGCAGGTCCTTATGATAACGGTTTTACAATACAATATTTCAATCAAGTGTTAAAAGACAAATGGTTTAACAGGAGTAAAATTGGTAATAAGTTTGTGTTTTCTGTAGGACAAAATCACAGCAAATCAAAAAACACATATAACTTTTTTTCGGAGGATGAATTAAAACGAGTTAATGAACTTATTAACTATTTTAAAAAATATGATTATGAACAACCGGAAATAATTTCAACTCTGTATGCAGTTTGGAATAATAGAATAATTATTCAGCAAAAAATTACAGATGATAATTTGATAAATGATTTTTATAGTTGGGATGAGAAAAAAAATAAATATGATAAGAATAGATTAGAGAAAGCTATACAATGGATGAGAGATAAAAATTTAATTCCCGATGGTTGGGGAAAATTGATTGAAAAGCCCAAGAAAAAGTAATTCAATAATATGGCTAATTATTGGAAACAACAAGGCATACCACATAAAGGTTGGCAATTAATAACTGTTATTGATGTAAGAGAAGATGGTCAGTCAGAATGGGAGACGGATTATGAAACCTGTATGATGTGTGGAAACGAAAAAATTCGCTACGTTCATATAGTAGAACACAATGAAGTTGATGAAGAGTTCAGAGTTGGTTGCGTTTGTGCGGAAAAAATGACTAATGATTATTTAAACCCAAGACAAAGAGAAAAAGAATTAAGGAATAAAACAAATAGGCGTATTAACTGGGCAAAAAAAGAATGGAAACGAAGTAAGAACGGGAACCACTTTTTAAAATATGAAGAACATCATTTGCTTATATTTAAAGACAAGAAAACAAATAAGTATAAAGTGAAAATAGGAGAAGTATTTGGTAAAAAAATATTTGATACTTTAGAGCAAGCGAAAATTGCTGTTTTTAATGGGATTGAATATTATAAAGAAAAAAATAAATGGTAGTACTACATTTTATACCAACCGCTCTGCTAAAGCATCTTTCCACAATACAAAACCTTTCATCTCATCGGAATAGTCATGTAAAATCCGACTAAAATTTTCGGGTTGGGATTCGAGAAAAGGTTGCCTGCCATTGTTTCTTATGATGTTTAAATGATTGTCTATTTCTTTGAGTTTGTTCGGAAGTGAATAGTTTTTATCAAAATGCCAAATGTAAGTTGCTTCCTCTGTGTCCAATGTTTCCAAGACAATATGATATTGCTCATTTCCTTTTAAAAGAAATACAAACGAAAATGGATTTAACACAAATCGGATTTTAAGAATGTTGTTGTCGTGTTTTTGTGCAAGATACCGCAATTGCTTATAATGTTTGAAGTTTTTATTTTTTAAAATATCTTCAAATAATTCTTCTTCTGAATTGTAAAGATGTGCTTTATCAAGCTCATCATCATTCTGAATATTGTTTATATCAAGTAAATTATTTTCAACAATAGCAGGATTTATCTTTCCAATAATATTTTTTGTAATAAATCGGAACTTCACACTTTCAATAATTTCTTGATTTATTTTTTCTAAATCGGTTGATGTTGCTATTTGAGAAACTAACTTTCC
Coding sequences within:
- a CDS encoding N-6 DNA methylase is translated as MSNISGIIKSIQNIMWQDTGLNGDAQRIEQLGWMLFLKIFSDKDKELELLDDKYKSPIPDKFHWVKEKGNWAGDDEGMTGDELLEFVDRKLFPALRNLDLSTGNQRAVIVRKVFEGNNNYMKSGINIRKVLNKLNEVDFNIAKDRHAFGELYETILKELQSAGKSGEFYTPRAITQFITDIIDPKLGEKILDPACGTGGYLTCAIENLKKQAKNVYDRKSIEKNVVGWEYKPLPYLLATTNLILHDIEIPNIKFCDSLEQPLSNFTEKHRVNVILANPPFGGIVANNNETNFPQTYRTKESADLFLILMIHLLKDKGRAGIVLPDGSLTGDGVKQRIRQRLLEECNLHTIIRLPNSVFQPYATVATNLLFFDKGKPTKEIWYYEHRMPEGYKSYNKTKPIQLKEFEPIKKWWKKRTESDISWKVDIKTIIERGYDLDIKNPTKKEEEKEYSSAELMKMLHTSFDKSNKLLNQLKEAVK
- a CDS encoding restriction endonuclease subunit S, which codes for MSWRKVKLGELVDNFSVRAKDVGGAEGLEFFGVSNEDGIIKTKYAAEEKAEDYKIIEKDCFAYNPYRVNVGSIGLVKEDIKGLISPAYVVFKPKPKSIKAELLLKFLKSSEGLRQIIFYARGTVRQALRFEDLCNIELSLPDYDEQEKIFKKLNFVKIESDVLSTELIHQLTLVKKLRQQLLQDAVQGKLVKQNQKDEPANELLEKIKAEKEKLIKDKKLKKEKELPPIKAEEIPFEIPENWIWCRLGDLGSFRRGPFGSALTVGIFVKEGYKVYEQRNAIYDNHTLGNYFVTKEKFQELKAFSVFPKDLIVSCSGATLGRIAEIPEGAREGIINQALMRITLFNAAIINSFFIKIFRSPYFQKNILGQAWGTAIPNMVGLVEIKKILIPLPPLSEQHRIVQKIEQLMQTCNELEESIKQSAEQNEKLLQQVLREALKPKEENEQPLSIAAEPKETYKKESIIKIPALQEKEEKHFVKRKVLATYIINQSLDDSKFGDVKFEKLLHLSDYIAIKRNLGQNYYQKAAGPYDNGFTIQYFNQVLKDKWFNRSKIGNKFVFSVGQNHSKSKNTYNFFSEDELKRVNELINYFKKYDYEQPEIISTLYAVWNNRIIIQQKITDDNLINDFYSWDEKKNKYDKNRLEKAIQWMRDKNLIPDGWGKLIEKPKKK